Proteins found in one Paenibacillus dendritiformis genomic segment:
- a CDS encoding HAD family hydrolase: MKQFELVSLDMFQTLVNVDSRIEQIWKPILLNSYTYEAANQCAQLLLRYFFEHWVEMRKTKQFFLTKEVYERSFLSVFEHLNISYDTAAANKILFEEHRLSAFYEDTLEFLSRISAKYKICIVSDADDAMLPRFYADYGIHIFTSEQYRSYKNDDSNTMFKEMLTFYNVNPSKVIHIGDSVSDVEGARREGIITCWLNRNKKTWDYELKPDYVIESFNDLEGIL; the protein is encoded by the coding sequence ATGAAGCAATTTGAATTAGTTAGTCTGGACATGTTTCAAACATTAGTAAATGTTGATTCGAGAATTGAGCAGATATGGAAACCTATCTTATTGAATAGTTACACATATGAAGCAGCTAATCAGTGTGCTCAGCTTTTATTACGTTATTTTTTTGAACACTGGGTAGAAATGAGAAAGACGAAGCAATTCTTTTTGACGAAAGAAGTATATGAAAGAAGCTTTTTAAGTGTATTTGAGCATTTAAATATTTCATACGATACTGCAGCTGCAAATAAGATTTTGTTTGAAGAACATAGGCTGTCAGCGTTTTATGAGGACACACTGGAATTCTTAAGCAGGATTTCGGCAAAGTATAAAATATGCATTGTAAGTGATGCTGACGACGCAATGCTACCTAGATTCTATGCTGATTACGGAATTCATATCTTTACTTCAGAACAATATCGATCTTATAAAAACGATGATAGTAATACAATGTTCAAAGAAATGCTTACATTTTATAATGTAAACCCGAGTAAAGTTATTCATATTGGAGATTCAGTGTCAGATGTAGAGGGAGCAAGAAGGGAAGGAATAATAACATGTTGGTTAAATCGAAACAAGAAGACTTGGGATTATGAATTAAAACCAGATTATGTAATAGAATCATTTAATGATTTAGAAGGGATTTTGTAA
- a CDS encoding serine hydrolase domain-containing protein has protein sequence MFEKLENIIENYNMENYLSGNILISRDGREQFSRSFGEASIQLGVPNKLDTKFHIASVTKMFIAAATLKLYEQRLLNLDDHPGKYVESFKVLHPKIKIHHLLSHSSGLHDIYAVPNLRFEMSKLKVEKQDFVDYLIHLNQDFTPGEKWGYSSTGFIILGYILEALTGMKYEQIFDMWFFSPLNMSSTGCDNPRKINPGRAYGHTLENDKITNADNDKLSDIEAPGELFSTVHDLDKWCEALFKGELLQQETMDKMFMPYYVTTFDPHLTYGYGWFLGADFRLIGGGTPGFRSEIWYYPANDLRIIMLWNYEKVDSHQLLYKMKPVLLNNR, from the coding sequence GTGTTTGAAAAATTAGAAAATATAATTGAAAACTACAATATGGAAAACTATTTATCTGGAAACATATTGATTTCAAGAGATGGAAGAGAACAATTTAGCCGATCATTCGGTGAAGCAAGTATTCAACTAGGTGTTCCTAATAAATTGGATACGAAATTTCATATTGCATCCGTGACGAAGATGTTTATTGCCGCTGCAACCCTAAAACTCTATGAACAAAGACTTCTCAATCTTGATGATCATCCTGGCAAATATGTTGAAAGCTTCAAGGTACTTCACCCTAAAATTAAAATTCATCATTTATTGAGTCATTCGTCTGGATTGCATGATATCTATGCTGTGCCAAATTTGCGTTTTGAGATGAGTAAATTAAAAGTAGAGAAACAAGATTTTGTAGATTATTTAATTCACCTCAATCAGGATTTTACTCCGGGTGAAAAGTGGGGGTACAGTAGTACTGGATTCATCATTCTAGGATATATATTAGAAGCTCTGACAGGGATGAAGTATGAGCAAATATTTGATATGTGGTTCTTTTCACCATTAAATATGAGTTCTACCGGTTGTGATAATCCGCGGAAGATAAATCCTGGACGAGCATACGGACACACTTTGGAAAACGACAAAATAACTAATGCCGACAATGATAAATTAAGCGATATTGAGGCACCAGGAGAGCTGTTTTCAACAGTTCATGATTTGGATAAGTGGTGTGAGGCCCTTTTTAAAGGAGAGCTGCTTCAACAGGAAACAATGGATAAGATGTTTATGCCATATTATGTTACGACCTTTGATCCTCATCTAACTTATGGATATGGATGGTTCTTAGGGGCTGACTTTCGATTAATTGGAGGAGGGACCCCGGGATTTCGGTCTGAAATCTGGTACTATCCTGCTAATGATTTACGAATTATTATGTTATGGAATTACGAAAAGGTCGATTCACATCAATTGCTCTATAAGATGAAACCCGTACTATTAAACAATCGATAG
- a CDS encoding GNAT family N-acetyltransferase, with amino-acid sequence MQGKDRDSIFSLPFIRGLYLHFLPDLERIKPMSPPDDFSYEVVEKDEVSKLLGLEGFDNAIISDMNHPYHTVLVVLAKKNDEIVGMAGACNVSAKLWQIGIEVLPGYRHLGLAAYLVNSLTFEVLNRGCVPIYDVISSNIASQRVAYRVGYYPAFVTDWRCNFKDFETSLHN; translated from the coding sequence ATGCAAGGAAAAGATAGGGATTCTATATTTTCTTTACCATTTATTAGAGGACTATACTTGCACTTTCTCCCTGATCTAGAACGAATAAAGCCGATGTCACCGCCAGACGATTTTTCATATGAAGTGGTTGAGAAGGATGAGGTTTCCAAGTTGTTGGGGCTTGAAGGATTTGATAATGCAATTATATCTGACATGAATCATCCCTATCATACTGTATTGGTCGTACTTGCCAAGAAAAATGATGAAATCGTTGGCATGGCAGGGGCGTGTAATGTATCTGCAAAGTTGTGGCAAATTGGTATAGAGGTACTTCCTGGATACCGTCATTTGGGATTGGCAGCTTATCTTGTAAATAGCTTAACTTTTGAAGTATTAAATCGGGGTTGTGTACCCATTTATGATGTTATCTCAAGTAATATTGCCTCACAAAGAGTGGCTTACCGGGTAGGATATTATCCGGCGTTTGTGACGGATTGGCGATGTAATTTTAAGGATTTTGAAACTTCATTACATAATTAA
- a CDS encoding alpha/beta hydrolase: MKETRIYKQVNNCSIYADIYYQGANSPIILYIHGGALIFGSRDWLPSEQIDFFTRSGFSVVNIDYRLAPETEFECIIEDIKDAMDWVRTKATEWYDFDIENMAVMGSSAGGYLSLLTGTMDIKPKAIVSFYGYGDILGEWYAQPSEFYCKKPRINRGSAIKQIGDEEITAGNWNRFEFYLYCRQQGVWIQEVTGMDRIHDLDKLTKFNPINNVSIDYPPTLFLHGDQDTDVPYEQSVIMHEQLKGKGVFSRLITMEGADHAFDRNFKDPTVQRAFHDVLEFLKTYLCK, translated from the coding sequence ATGAAAGAAACAAGAATATATAAGCAAGTTAATAATTGTTCAATATACGCAGATATATATTACCAAGGCGCAAATTCGCCAATCATTTTGTATATTCATGGAGGAGCGTTGATTTTCGGCAGCAGAGACTGGTTGCCATCAGAACAAATCGATTTTTTTACGCGGTCTGGGTTTAGTGTGGTTAATATTGATTACCGGCTAGCACCAGAAACGGAATTTGAATGTATTATAGAAGATATTAAAGATGCAATGGATTGGGTTAGAACAAAAGCAACAGAATGGTATGATTTTGACATCGAAAATATGGCTGTCATGGGTAGTTCCGCCGGTGGGTACCTTAGTTTATTAACGGGAACCATGGATATAAAGCCTAAAGCCATTGTCTCATTCTATGGATATGGAGATATTTTAGGCGAGTGGTATGCTCAGCCTAGTGAGTTTTACTGCAAGAAACCGAGGATTAATAGAGGATCAGCTATAAAGCAAATAGGTGATGAAGAAATAACCGCTGGTAATTGGAATAGATTTGAGTTTTATCTTTATTGCCGCCAACAAGGGGTTTGGATTCAAGAAGTAACTGGAATGGATCGGATTCATGATTTAGATAAACTAACCAAATTCAATCCAATAAATAATGTTTCGATAGATTACCCGCCCACATTATTTCTTCATGGAGATCAAGATACGGATGTTCCCTATGAACAATCTGTAATTATGCATGAGCAGCTCAAGGGAAAGGGAGTTTTCTCAAGACTCATTACAATGGAAGGGGCGGATCACGCGTTCGATCGTAATTTTAAAGATCCAACGGTGCAAAGAGCATTTCATGACGTCTTGGAGTTCCTAAAAACTTATTTGTGTAAGTGA
- a CDS encoding MazG nucleotide pyrophosphohydrolase domain-containing protein has protein sequence MKEPLTIRDLQEYIKKTDYNPEKKEQYFYKLVEEIGELSEVIRKNKRQVNNENQTIKGSIEEELYDVLYYVAALANVYEIDLEKSFKLKEEINKTKWNKDCYQKA, from the coding sequence TTGAAAGAACCACTGACGATAAGAGACTTACAAGAATATATTAAGAAAACGGACTATAACCCAGAGAAGAAAGAACAGTATTTTTATAAGCTAGTGGAAGAAATAGGGGAATTATCAGAAGTAATTCGAAAAAATAAACGACAAGTAAACAATGAAAACCAAACAATAAAAGGATCGATTGAAGAAGAATTATATGATGTATTGTATTATGTTGCAGCCTTAGCCAATGTGTATGAAATAGATTTAGAAAAAAGCTTTAAATTAAAAGAAGAAATAAACAAGACAAAATGGAATAAAGATTGTTATCAGAAGGCATGA
- a CDS encoding aldo/keto reductase, with the protein MTQNVQSRTRLNNGIDMPWMGLGVFKVEEGSELVEAVKAAVKYGYRSIDTAAVYANETSVGQGIREALAENGLNREDLFVTSKVWNADLGYESTLAAYETSLKKLGLDYLDLYLIHWPVAGKYKDAWRALEKLYKDGRVKSIGVSNFQVHHLEDLMKDAEIIPVVNQVEFHPLLNQKELRDFTKKHGIQLEAWSPLMQGELLNHPLLKEIADKYGKSITQVILRWDLQHGVVTIPKSTKEHRIVENASLFDFELSPEDMDRIDGLNENRRIGPDPDNFDF; encoded by the coding sequence ATGACTCAAAATGTACAAAGCAGAACCCGATTGAATAATGGTATCGACATGCCTTGGATGGGCCTTGGCGTCTTTAAAGTGGAGGAAGGAAGCGAGCTCGTCGAGGCGGTGAAAGCCGCCGTTAAGTACGGCTACCGGAGCATCGACACCGCTGCGGTATACGCCAACGAAACGAGCGTCGGTCAGGGAATTCGCGAAGCGCTGGCAGAGAACGGACTGAACAGGGAAGACCTTTTCGTCACTTCGAAAGTGTGGAACGCCGACCTCGGTTACGAGTCGACACTCGCCGCCTACGAGACAAGCCTTAAGAAGCTGGGCCTCGACTATCTGGATCTCTATTTGATCCACTGGCCGGTAGCCGGCAAGTATAAAGACGCCTGGAGAGCGCTGGAGAAGCTGTATAAAGACGGCCGTGTCAAATCCATCGGCGTCAGCAACTTCCAAGTTCATCACCTTGAAGATTTGATGAAAGATGCGGAAATCATACCGGTGGTAAACCAGGTGGAGTTCCATCCGCTGCTGAACCAGAAAGAGCTGCGCGACTTCACGAAGAAGCACGGCATTCAGTTGGAGGCGTGGTCTCCATTGATGCAGGGAGAGCTGCTCAACCATCCGCTGCTGAAAGAGATCGCGGACAAATACGGCAAGTCCATCACGCAGGTAATTCTCCGGTGGGATCTGCAGCATGGCGTCGTGACCATTCCCAAATCTACGAAAGAGCACCGGATCGTCGAAAATGCATCGCTGTTTGACTTTGAACTGTCCCCCGAAGATATGGATCGGATCGACGGGCTTAACGAAAACCGCCGCATTGGTCCTGACCCGGACAACTTCGATTTCTAA
- a CDS encoding MFS transporter — protein sequence MSLDKKRATFALLALAISAFAIGTTEFISVGLLPLIANDLHISVTVAGLTVTLYALGVTFGAPILTSLTSGVPRKMLLIGIMLVFIIGNSLAAASTGIGLLLTARIISALSHGVFMSIGSTIAADLVAEDRRASAISIMFSGLTVATVTGVPLGTFIGQQLGWRAAFAAIVIVGIIALIANLILVPGNLRKGVRTPIRDQVKIVTNGRLLLAFLVTALGYGGTFVVFTYLSPLLHDITGFKESTVALILLLYGIAIAIGNVIGGKAANRKPLSALLYMFLIQAAILLLLTFTAPFKVAGLITIFCMGLLAFMNVPGLQVYVVMLAERYAPQAVDVASSVNIAAFNAGIALGAYLGGIVTGHLGLIHTAWIGSLMVAAAALLTWWSRTLERKDMASAARASLSRGNHALSNYRIEYK from the coding sequence ATGTCTTTAGATAAAAAACGCGCAACCTTTGCCTTGTTAGCTTTAGCCATCAGCGCGTTTGCGATCGGTACCACTGAATTTATCAGTGTCGGACTGCTTCCCCTGATCGCTAATGACCTGCATATTTCGGTGACCGTCGCCGGGTTAACCGTTACGTTATATGCACTGGGCGTCACTTTTGGGGCGCCGATTCTAACCTCTTTAACGTCGGGCGTACCGCGCAAGATGCTGCTTATCGGTATCATGCTAGTGTTTATTATTGGCAACAGCCTGGCGGCAGCATCCACCGGGATCGGCTTGCTGCTGACGGCACGCATCATATCTGCTTTGTCCCATGGCGTGTTTATGTCCATCGGGTCTACGATTGCGGCGGATTTGGTTGCCGAGGACCGCAGGGCAAGTGCCATATCTATTATGTTCTCCGGCCTCACGGTGGCGACCGTCACCGGTGTGCCGCTGGGGACGTTTATCGGCCAGCAGCTTGGCTGGAGAGCTGCGTTTGCTGCAATCGTGATCGTCGGTATTATCGCATTGATTGCCAATTTGATCCTGGTCCCAGGCAATCTTCGCAAAGGCGTCCGCACGCCAATCCGCGACCAGGTGAAAATCGTTACTAATGGCAGGTTGCTGCTTGCCTTTCTCGTAACTGCGCTCGGATATGGAGGAACGTTTGTGGTCTTCACCTACCTGTCGCCGCTGCTACATGACATTACCGGTTTTAAAGAATCTACCGTAGCCCTGATTTTGCTGCTCTACGGCATCGCCATTGCCATCGGCAATGTGATCGGAGGCAAAGCGGCCAACCGCAAGCCATTATCTGCCTTGCTGTATATGTTCCTGATTCAGGCGGCCATTTTGCTTCTTCTCACATTCACGGCACCGTTTAAGGTGGCCGGGCTGATCACGATCTTCTGCATGGGGCTTCTGGCTTTTATGAACGTGCCGGGATTGCAGGTGTATGTCGTGATGCTGGCGGAACGGTATGCGCCGCAAGCCGTTGACGTCGCTTCGTCGGTCAACATTGCCGCCTTCAACGCCGGCATTGCGCTTGGCGCGTATCTGGGCGGGATCGTCACTGGTCATCTTGGCCTGATTCATACCGCCTGGATTGGCTCGTTGATGGTCGCGGCCGCCGCACTGCTGACCTGGTGGAGCCGAACTTTAGAACGTAAGGATATGGCGTCCGCAGCTCGTGCAAGCTTATCAAGGGGTAACCATGCCCTTTCCAACTATCGTATCGAATACAAATAA
- a CDS encoding winged helix-turn-helix transcriptional regulator: MEKKKYNISVEATLEVIGGKWKCVILCHLTHGKKRTSDLRRLMPSITQKMLTQQLRELEEDGIVNRMIYHQVPPKVEYELTEYGWSLKPILDSLCMWGENHIIKEYGDKFAVLEDNILNNKDIGLATEMDKSPKEKETKQGQGMERTN, translated from the coding sequence ATGGAGAAAAAGAAATACAACATCTCGGTTGAAGCTACGCTGGAAGTGATCGGAGGCAAATGGAAGTGTGTGATCCTGTGCCATCTGACCCACGGCAAGAAGCGGACAAGCGATTTGCGGCGGCTGATGCCGTCCATTACGCAGAAAATGCTTACGCAGCAGCTCAGGGAGCTGGAGGAGGACGGCATCGTAAACCGAATGATATATCATCAGGTTCCGCCCAAAGTGGAATATGAGCTAACTGAATACGGCTGGAGCTTGAAACCGATTCTCGACTCTCTCTGTATGTGGGGAGAGAATCATATTATTAAAGAGTACGGTGACAAATTTGCCGTATTGGAAGATAATATTCTCAACAACAAGGACATCGGCCTCGCGACCGAAATGGATAAATCGCCGAAGGAAAAGGAAACGAAACAGGGGCAGGGAATGGAACGAACCAATTGA
- a CDS encoding DUF695 domain-containing protein, which yields MSDHWDIYFCDIEGKFSSIVLDMDIWKEIEKSEYPHPMVIRIPIKNPGKSGTPIHEEAELLNDLEDKITNEISGFGFIVGRITTDGLRDVVYYFSKPYELEKVAEKYFIEHGYEIQVHGIEEENLWDFYFEYLYPNKYQLQHMGNRKVVEQLRESGDTFENSRKVDHWIYFQSIEDKENFDAKVKLLGFEIDSDPSSDEKIYSYIYRSDYVDFHSINEVTDILVDLAGECNGEYDGWGTTVVK from the coding sequence ATGTCTGATCATTGGGATATTTATTTCTGTGATATTGAAGGTAAGTTTTCATCAATTGTACTGGATATGGATATCTGGAAGGAGATTGAGAAATCGGAGTATCCTCATCCCATGGTTATAAGAATACCAATTAAGAACCCTGGAAAAAGCGGTACTCCAATTCATGAAGAAGCTGAATTACTCAACGACCTCGAAGACAAAATCACTAATGAGATTTCAGGTTTTGGATTTATTGTTGGCAGGATAACTACTGATGGGTTACGGGATGTAGTTTATTATTTTTCTAAACCATACGAGCTGGAAAAAGTAGCAGAAAAGTATTTCATTGAACATGGATATGAGATTCAGGTACATGGTATCGAAGAAGAAAATCTTTGGGATTTTTATTTTGAGTATCTTTACCCCAACAAATATCAACTTCAACATATGGGGAATAGAAAAGTTGTCGAACAGTTACGAGAGTCAGGGGATACATTTGAAAATTCGAGAAAGGTTGATCACTGGATCTATTTTCAATCTATTGAAGACAAAGAAAATTTTGATGCCAAGGTTAAACTTTTGGGATTCGAAATCGACTCCGATCCTTCAAGTGACGAAAAAATTTATTCTTATATCTATCGTTCCGATTATGTCGACTTTCATTCGATAAATGAAGTTACGGATATCCTTGTTGATTTAGCAGGAGAATGTAATGGTGAATATGATGGATGGGGAACGACGGTAGTTAAGTAG
- a CDS encoding DUF6933 domain-containing protein yields MNDLTRLSVIIDGIRTGQLERLKEKFLFTLREYLLREGVKENLIAT; encoded by the coding sequence GTGAATGATTTAACCAGATTATCAGTAATCATTGATGGAATAAGAACAGGGCAGTTAGAGCGTTTGAAAGAGAAATTCTTATTCACTCTTCGAGAATATTTGCTTCGGGAGGGAGTTAAAGAGAATTTGATAGCTACATAA
- a CDS encoding penicillin acylase family protein, with the protein MKLLAAVTVPSVKRRKKRWPRVTGIIFLVLVLLIACAGGYVYWFVNKSLPVVQGKLNISGLEKEVTVWRDASGVPHIEAQNEHDLYIAQGYVTAQDRMFQMDLSRRQASGQLSEVVGAKAIDRDKFFRAFSLRRAAEVSLEAYSKESRQVLQWYADGVNNYIKHAKAARSLPVEFAILGYEPAEWQPVDSLTIGKYMAYDLAGNWEGQAFRYAMAQKLSSEKFQSVMPTYPKDGALIIQALTEHPVDLTALAATAVPRDPFNGSNNWVVSGEKSASGKPMLANDPHLGLSTPSIWYETHLSAPELNVSGVIFAGVPGIILGHNDMIAWGVTNLSPDVQDLYIEKRNPDNPHQFEYMGKWEDAKVYKEEIKVKGEDPVPYEVVVTRHGPIISEFAHDQRQETALAMKWTALNATTELEAVQMFAKARNWEDFKQALEHFEAPAQNFVFASTDGTIAYRGNGLIPIRKKGDGSVPVPGWTDEFEWTGYIPWDELPTTVNPKEGFIATANNKVIGDSYPYHLTDVWSQPYREARIQQVLSAKDNLTVEDMKKLQFDRHNLHAEEFLDELIAKIKDSPDLRQIDRDTLSLLQDWNKVNDPEQAAPLGYELWMQSFDDVLFKPEINADMMELFNNKSVVKDEMLRRALQGEREPWIDEKGGIEKVALQAFQLAADQAASLQGKLPDKWRWGKFHQVDFAHPLSAVKPLDLIFNAKSVPMGGGRVTVGAAGWNAESGEVTHGAPWRTVIDMSDPTRSLNVVGPGQSGHVLSKWYHDQVDDWTTGQYHITSNVPNEYRKAGNELKLVPE; encoded by the coding sequence ATGAAGCTTTTGGCCGCAGTGACCGTTCCGAGCGTCAAACGGCGCAAGAAACGCTGGCCGCGCGTTACCGGAATCATTTTTTTGGTTTTAGTTCTTTTGATTGCCTGCGCAGGGGGATACGTATATTGGTTCGTGAATAAAAGTCTGCCTGTCGTTCAGGGGAAACTCAACATTTCTGGACTGGAAAAGGAGGTGACGGTATGGAGGGATGCTTCCGGCGTTCCGCATATCGAGGCGCAAAACGAACATGATCTCTACATCGCCCAAGGTTACGTAACGGCGCAGGACCGCATGTTCCAGATGGATTTGAGCCGCAGGCAGGCTTCCGGGCAGCTTAGTGAAGTGGTGGGGGCTAAGGCTATCGACCGCGATAAATTTTTCCGTGCGTTCAGTTTGCGGCGGGCGGCAGAGGTTTCTCTTGAAGCTTACTCGAAAGAGTCCAGACAGGTGCTGCAATGGTATGCGGATGGCGTCAACAATTACATCAAACATGCCAAAGCCGCCAGGTCGCTGCCGGTCGAATTTGCGATATTGGGGTATGAACCCGCGGAATGGCAGCCTGTGGACTCCTTGACGATTGGCAAATACATGGCCTATGATCTGGCAGGCAACTGGGAGGGGCAGGCTTTCAGATATGCCATGGCGCAGAAGCTGTCCTCCGAGAAATTTCAGTCGGTTATGCCAACCTATCCGAAGGATGGTGCATTGATCATCCAGGCGCTAACAGAACATCCGGTCGATCTGACAGCACTGGCTGCCACCGCGGTTCCGCGGGATCCGTTTAACGGCAGCAACAACTGGGTCGTATCGGGAGAGAAATCGGCATCCGGCAAGCCGATGCTGGCCAATGACCCGCATCTGGGCCTAAGTACGCCGTCCATCTGGTATGAGACGCATCTCTCGGCGCCAGAGCTGAACGTGAGCGGCGTGATTTTTGCGGGCGTTCCGGGGATCATTCTCGGGCATAACGACATGATAGCCTGGGGGGTGACGAATCTGAGTCCGGACGTGCAGGATCTCTATATTGAAAAAAGAAACCCGGACAATCCGCATCAATTCGAATATATGGGCAAATGGGAGGATGCCAAGGTTTATAAAGAGGAAATTAAGGTAAAAGGCGAGGATCCGGTGCCGTATGAAGTTGTCGTGACCCGGCATGGGCCGATTATCTCTGAATTCGCGCATGACCAGCGGCAGGAAACGGCGCTTGCGATGAAGTGGACCGCCCTGAATGCAACGACAGAGCTCGAAGCGGTTCAGATGTTCGCGAAAGCGCGGAACTGGGAGGATTTCAAGCAGGCGTTGGAACATTTTGAAGCACCTGCTCAAAATTTTGTTTTTGCTTCTACGGACGGCACGATTGCCTACCGTGGGAACGGCCTGATTCCGATCCGCAAAAAAGGCGACGGTTCGGTTCCGGTACCGGGCTGGACCGATGAATTTGAGTGGACGGGATATATCCCATGGGATGAACTGCCCACAACCGTGAACCCAAAGGAAGGGTTTATCGCTACGGCGAACAATAAAGTGATCGGCGACAGTTATCCGTATCATCTGACGGACGTCTGGTCCCAGCCATACCGCGAAGCGCGTATCCAGCAGGTGCTATCTGCCAAGGATAATCTGACCGTAGAGGATATGAAAAAACTTCAATTTGACCGCCATAACCTTCATGCGGAAGAGTTTTTGGATGAGCTGATTGCCAAGATCAAAGACTCGCCGGATTTGCGGCAGATCGACCGGGATACGCTTTCGCTTTTGCAAGACTGGAATAAAGTGAATGATCCGGAACAAGCTGCGCCGCTTGGCTATGAGCTGTGGATGCAGAGTTTTGATGATGTGCTGTTCAAACCCGAAATCAACGCTGACATGATGGAGCTGTTTAACAATAAGTCCGTCGTAAAGGATGAAATGCTCCGCAGGGCGCTTCAGGGTGAGCGGGAGCCATGGATCGACGAAAAAGGCGGAATCGAAAAGGTTGCGCTGCAGGCATTTCAGCTGGCTGCGGATCAGGCTGCTTCTCTGCAGGGCAAACTTCCGGACAAATGGCGATGGGGCAAGTTCCATCAGGTGGATTTTGCCCATCCTCTTAGCGCTGTGAAGCCGTTGGATCTGATATTTAACGCCAAGTCTGTCCCGATGGGCGGCGGCCGTGTCACCGTCGGGGCTGCAGGTTGGAATGCAGAGAGCGGCGAAGTCACCCATGGGGCACCATGGCGAACGGTCATCGATATGTCCGATCCGACCCGCTCGTTGAATGTGGTGGGACCCGGCCAATCCGGACATGTGCTGAGCAAGTGGTACCATGACCAGGTGGACGATTGGACTACCGGACAATACCACATCACGAGTAACGTACCGAATGAATATCGAAAGGCAGGAAATGAGCTGAAATTGGTGCCGGAATGA
- a CDS encoding helix-turn-helix domain-containing protein: MYERLQTVSLRLKGKSVREIATIICRSKRTIRLYIRDYEKEGLSGLAMRFSPGRSPRLTKEQLDALKQVIVNQVPAEVGFTAKFNWTLQLIADYIKRTYGCTVEETFPTLKRG; the protein is encoded by the coding sequence ATGTACGAGCGACTTCAAACTGTGAGTTTACGATTAAAGGGCAAGTCTGTACGCGAGATTGCCACGATCATCTGTCGTTCGAAGAGAACCATTCGCCTCTACATCCGCGACTATGAAAAAGAAGGTTTGTCGGGTCTGGCCATGCGTTTCTCCCCCGGGCGATCCCCACGACTAACGAAAGAACAGCTAGACGCATTAAAGCAAGTGATTGTGAATCAGGTACCAGCGGAAGTTGGATTCACTGCCAAATTCAATTGGACGTTGCAACTTATTGCAGACTACATTAAGCGTACGTATGGATGTACCGTCGAAGAAACGTTTCCGACTCTAAAAAGGGGTTGA
- a CDS encoding HAD family hydrolase, whose amino-acid sequence MKAFIFDMDGVIIDSEPIHFEIDVETMNYFGVTIAPHELERFVGMTNPEMWSILKEEYSLPQSVSEIIEYQLKSKIEWIRSTDLAPIEGIQELIFDLKKNNILIGLASSSPIAFINEVLRKYNFFEYFDSIISGEEVTKGKPAPDIYLEVSNQLNIKPNECWVLEDSKNGVQAAKAAGMKCIGFINQNSGNQDLSRADIIVNNIRDIKVMDLLL is encoded by the coding sequence TTGAAAGCATTTATCTTTGACATGGATGGCGTCATTATAGATAGTGAACCGATCCATTTTGAAATTGATGTTGAAACCATGAATTATTTTGGAGTGACCATTGCTCCTCATGAACTTGAAAGATTTGTAGGAATGACGAATCCAGAAATGTGGAGCATTCTAAAAGAGGAATACAGTCTCCCTCAGTCTGTATCAGAGATTATTGAATACCAACTCAAATCAAAAATTGAATGGATTAGATCAACTGATCTGGCACCTATTGAAGGAATTCAAGAATTAATCTTTGATTTAAAGAAAAACAATATATTAATTGGACTCGCTTCATCATCACCAATCGCTTTCATTAACGAGGTTCTTAGAAAGTATAACTTTTTCGAATATTTTGACAGCATTATTAGCGGTGAAGAAGTGACGAAAGGCAAACCAGCTCCTGACATTTATCTTGAAGTCTCAAATCAATTGAATATTAAGCCAAATGAATGTTGGGTGCTTGAAGATTCTAAAAATGGTGTACAAGCAGCAAAAGCGGCAGGAATGAAATGTATAGGTTTTATTAATCAGAATTCAGGAAATCAAGATTTATCAAGAGCGGATATTATCGTTAATAACATAAGAGATATTAAAGTGATGGATCTCTTGTTGTAA